One segment of Mycolicibacterium baixiangningiae DNA contains the following:
- a CDS encoding transglycosylase family protein yields MKNIRKTFGLATFAGALALAPMALGTGAANADSGVNWDAVAACESGGNWSINTGNGYYGGLQFAMSTWKSHGGSGSPHNASREEQIRVAENVMNTQGIGAWPVCGARG; encoded by the coding sequence TTGAAGAACATCCGCAAGACGTTTGGGCTGGCCACCTTCGCCGGGGCTCTCGCTTTGGCTCCGATGGCGCTGGGCACCGGCGCCGCCAATGCGGACAGCGGCGTCAACTGGGACGCCGTCGCCGCCTGCGAGTCCGGAGGCAACTGGTCGATCAACACCGGCAACGGCTACTACGGTGGCCTGCAGTTCGCCATGAGCACCTGGAAGTCCCACGGCGGCTCGGGCTCGCCGCACAACGCGTCCCGCGAAGAGCAGATCCGCGTGGCCGAGAACGTCATGAACACTCAGGGCATCGGAGCGTGGCCCGTCTGCGGCGCGCGTGGCTGA
- a CDS encoding VOC family protein, with protein sequence MTATLGPLVVDAADPAAVGAFWSAVLGSNEQRRLLRFVPQRGPKTVKNRVHLDVAVGPDDQAIDRLLALGARVLAEHLPDWVTLADVEGNEFCAFPGKPAGGRAPARVFAVCTDSDRPEELASWWAARVGARIGPGPDQTPRWLYDCAGWGDIVWKFVRVEDPRAGPNRWRWSLTAPADDLLAAGATRLSDGALVDPQGNEFSAAAPMRPGG encoded by the coding sequence ATGACTGCCACGCTGGGCCCGCTGGTGGTCGACGCCGCCGACCCCGCCGCCGTCGGGGCGTTCTGGTCGGCCGTCCTGGGCTCGAACGAACAGCGGCGCCTGCTGCGGTTCGTGCCGCAGCGCGGCCCGAAGACCGTGAAGAACCGGGTACACCTCGACGTGGCGGTCGGCCCGGACGATCAGGCCATCGATCGGCTGCTCGCCCTCGGCGCCCGGGTACTCGCCGAGCACCTTCCCGACTGGGTGACACTTGCCGACGTCGAGGGAAACGAGTTCTGCGCGTTCCCCGGCAAGCCGGCGGGGGGCCGGGCTCCCGCGCGGGTCTTCGCGGTGTGCACCGACAGCGACCGGCCGGAGGAGTTGGCCTCATGGTGGGCGGCGCGGGTGGGGGCCCGGATCGGCCCGGGTCCGGATCAGACACCCCGCTGGCTCTACGACTGCGCCGGCTGGGGAGACATCGTCTGGAAATTCGTCCGCGTCGAGGACCCGCGCGCCGGGCCGAACCGCTGGCGCTGGTCACTGACGGCGCCAGCCGACGACCTGCTGGCCGCCGGTGCGACGCGCCTGTCCGACGGCGCCCTGGTCGATCCGCAGGGCAACGAGTTCAGCGCGGCTGCGCCGATGCGCCCAGGGGGCTGA
- a CDS encoding FAD-dependent oxidoreductase — translation MSQQILVVGAGIAGLATAVALQQLGHTVTVVEEKADTTAGAGISIWPNALAALDAFGLGDAVRASGGRVTAGAVRWHDGAWLRRPSADRMVRALGEPLVVTRRADLTRILAGALAPETVRSGVAARDITTTTAGEVRVTLSDGSVHEAAGLIGADGVGSTVARHLNGPLRHRYAGYTAWRGIAAHRLAPELAGQTLGVGTEVGHVPLGPDHTYWFATERTAEGGAMPQGELAYLRGKYRDWAEPIPSLLAATGAGDVLRNDLYDRDQVRVWSRGPVTLVGDAAHPMRPHLGQGGCQGLEDAAVLARFVAQVDDDLPTAFARFARFRRPRVQALVRESQLIGRVVNLRPAVLSALASRATVLVPEAVVGRHLASIAARSAFALPE, via the coding sequence ATGTCGCAGCAGATCCTCGTCGTGGGTGCGGGCATCGCCGGCCTTGCCACCGCGGTGGCATTGCAGCAGCTCGGTCACACCGTCACGGTCGTCGAGGAGAAGGCGGACACCACTGCCGGCGCGGGCATCAGCATCTGGCCCAACGCGCTCGCGGCCCTGGACGCGTTCGGCCTGGGTGATGCGGTGCGCGCCTCCGGCGGCCGGGTGACCGCAGGCGCAGTGCGGTGGCACGACGGCGCGTGGCTGCGCCGGCCGTCGGCCGACCGGATGGTGCGCGCGCTGGGGGAACCGCTGGTGGTGACCCGGCGCGCCGACCTCACCCGGATCCTGGCCGGCGCGCTGGCACCCGAGACCGTCCGGAGCGGAGTCGCGGCCCGCGACATCACCACGACGACGGCAGGCGAAGTGCGGGTCACGCTGTCGGACGGCTCGGTGCACGAAGCGGCCGGGCTGATCGGGGCCGACGGCGTCGGCTCGACGGTGGCCCGCCATCTCAACGGCCCGCTGCGGCACCGGTACGCGGGCTACACAGCATGGCGGGGCATCGCGGCCCACCGCCTCGCACCCGAGCTGGCCGGCCAAACGCTCGGCGTGGGCACCGAGGTGGGCCATGTCCCCCTGGGACCCGACCACACCTATTGGTTCGCCACCGAACGCACCGCCGAGGGCGGCGCGATGCCTCAGGGCGAGCTGGCCTACCTACGAGGGAAGTACCGCGACTGGGCCGAGCCGATTCCGTCCCTGCTGGCCGCCACCGGTGCCGGCGACGTGCTGCGCAACGACCTCTACGACCGCGACCAGGTGCGGGTGTGGTCGCGGGGCCCGGTCACGCTGGTCGGTGACGCGGCGCATCCGATGCGGCCACACCTGGGCCAGGGCGGATGTCAGGGCCTCGAAGACGCCGCGGTCCTGGCTCGGTTCGTGGCGCAGGTCGACGACGACCTCCCGACCGCGTTCGCCCGGTTCGCGCGCTTCCGCCGCCCCCGGGTGCAGGCACTCGTCAGGGAGTCCCAGCTGATCGGACGCGTCGTCAACCTCCGCCCCGCCGTCCTGAGCGCGCTGGCGAGCCGGGCGACGGTGCTGGTTCCCGAAGCCGTCGTGGGCCGGCACCTCGCGTCGATCGCCGCCCGCTCGGCGTTCGCCCTCCCCGAATGA
- a CDS encoding saccharopine dehydrogenase family protein, whose product MSPAAQREFDIIVYGATGFVGKLTADYLARAGGGARIALAGRSQDKLLKVRDSLGERAKDWELIAADASQPSTLNALAARTRVVITTVGPYTKYGLPLVAACAAAGTDYADLTGETPFIRDSIDGYHKQALDTGARIVHSCGFDSIPSDLTVYALHRRIADDGAGELGDTSLVVRTFSGGVSGGTLASMLEVMNTASTDAEVRRQMNDPYTLTPDRGAEPDLGAQPDIRWRRGSEIAPELAGYWTSAFFMAGVNTRIVRRSNALFGYAYGRRFEYSEVMSVGRSPVAPAVAALATAGNAAVMGLGSRYFRRLPRKLVDRVMPAPGTGPSEQAREKGHYTVETYTTTTTGARYLARMSQQGDPGYKATSVLLGECGLALALDRDKLSDLHGVLTPAAAMGDALLARFPGAGVSLETSRLA is encoded by the coding sequence ATGAGCCCGGCAGCGCAGCGTGAATTCGACATCATCGTCTACGGCGCCACTGGTTTCGTCGGAAAGCTGACCGCCGACTACCTGGCCCGCGCCGGTGGCGGCGCCCGGATCGCGCTGGCCGGCCGATCGCAGGACAAGTTGCTCAAGGTGCGTGACTCGCTGGGGGAGAGGGCCAAGGACTGGGAGCTGATCGCCGCCGACGCCTCGCAACCCTCGACGCTCAATGCGCTGGCCGCCCGCACCCGGGTGGTCATCACCACCGTCGGCCCGTACACCAAGTACGGTTTGCCGCTGGTCGCCGCATGCGCGGCCGCGGGGACCGACTACGCCGACCTGACCGGTGAGACCCCGTTCATTCGCGACAGCATCGACGGATACCACAAGCAGGCACTCGACACCGGTGCGCGAATCGTGCACTCGTGCGGATTCGATTCCATCCCTTCGGATCTCACCGTCTACGCGCTGCACCGCCGCATCGCCGACGACGGCGCGGGGGAGCTGGGTGACACGAGCCTGGTGGTGCGCACTTTCTCCGGCGGCGTCTCCGGCGGCACGCTCGCCTCGATGCTCGAGGTCATGAATACTGCGTCGACCGACGCCGAGGTCCGCAGGCAGATGAACGACCCCTACACCCTCACCCCGGACCGCGGCGCCGAACCCGATCTGGGCGCCCAGCCCGACATCCGTTGGCGGCGCGGGTCGGAGATCGCCCCGGAACTCGCCGGCTACTGGACCTCGGCGTTCTTCATGGCCGGGGTGAACACGCGAATCGTGAGGCGCAGTAACGCCCTCTTCGGCTACGCGTACGGCCGGCGGTTCGAGTACTCGGAGGTGATGAGCGTCGGCCGGTCACCGGTGGCGCCCGCCGTCGCCGCCCTGGCCACCGCCGGCAACGCCGCCGTGATGGGGCTGGGTTCGCGGTACTTCCGCCGCCTGCCGCGCAAGCTCGTCGACCGGGTGATGCCCGCTCCGGGCACCGGGCCCAGCGAGCAGGCGCGGGAGAAGGGGCACTACACGGTCGAGACCTACACCACCACGACCACCGGTGCCCGCTACCTGGCACGGATGAGCCAGCAGGGTGACCCCGGTTACAAGGCCACGTCGGTGCTGCTGGGTGAGTGCGGTCTCGCGCTGGCGCTCGACCGCGACAAGCTGTCCGACCTGCACGGGGTCCTCACCCCGGCCGCGGCGATGGGCGACGCGCTGCTCGCGCGGTTCCCCGGTGCGGGTGTGTCCCTGGAGACCTCGCGGCTGGCGTGA
- a CDS encoding valine--tRNA ligase, producing the protein MTATPDAHAESLPKSWDPGAVEADIYQGWVEAGYFTADPASTKPAYSIVLPPPNVTGSLHMGHALDHTLMDALTRRKRMQGFEVLWLPGMDHAGIATQTLVEKQLAADGKTKEDFGRELFIDKVWDWKRESGGTIGAQMRRLGDGVDWSRDRFTMDDGLSRAVRTIFKKLYDAGLIYQAERLVNWSPVLETAISDLEVKYEDVEGELVSFRYGSLSDDEPHIIVATTRVETMLGDTAIAVHPDDERYRHLVGTTLAHPFLDRRIIIVADTHVDPEFGTGAVKVTPAHDPNDFEIGVRHSLPMPSIMDTKGRIADTGTQFDGMDRFEARVKVREALAEQGRIVAEKRPYLHSVGHSERSGEPIEPRLSLQWWVKVDALAKAAGDAVRNGHTVIHPPSLEPRWFAWVDNMHDWCISRQLWWGHRIPIWHGPDGETVCVGPDETPPPGWEQDPDVLDTWFSSALWPFSTMGWPDRTPELEKFYPTTVLVTGYDILFFWVARMMMFGTFVADDPAITLDGQRSAKVPFENVFLHGLIRDEHGRKMSKSRGNGIDPLDWVEAFGADALRFTLARGASPGGDLAIGEDHARASRNFATKLFNATRFALMNGASPAPLPDTAALTDADRWILGRLEEVRAEVDSALDAYEFSRACEALYHFAWDEFCDWYVELAKVQLGEGVSHTTAVLAAVLDALLKLLHPVMPFVTEVLWKTLTGGESLVVADWPEPSGFPLDIAAAQRISDAQKLITEVRRFRSDQGLADRQRVPARLSDIGAAGLDEHVPAVRALAWLTDPGEGFTPSASVEVRLSGGTVVVEVDTSGTVDVAAERRRLEKDLAAAQKELSGTAAKLGNDAFLAKAPAEVVDKIRARQQVAREEVDRINARLAGLPY; encoded by the coding sequence GTGACCGCCACCCCTGACGCCCACGCCGAATCCCTGCCCAAGTCGTGGGATCCCGGCGCCGTAGAGGCGGATATCTACCAGGGCTGGGTGGAGGCCGGGTACTTCACCGCCGATCCCGCCAGCACCAAGCCGGCGTACTCCATCGTGCTGCCGCCGCCCAACGTCACGGGCAGCCTGCACATGGGCCACGCGCTCGACCACACGCTGATGGACGCGCTGACCCGGCGCAAGCGCATGCAGGGTTTCGAGGTGCTGTGGCTGCCCGGGATGGACCACGCAGGGATCGCCACGCAGACGCTGGTGGAAAAGCAACTCGCGGCCGACGGCAAGACCAAAGAGGACTTCGGCCGCGAGCTGTTCATCGACAAGGTGTGGGACTGGAAGCGGGAATCCGGCGGCACCATCGGCGCCCAGATGCGCAGGCTCGGTGACGGCGTCGACTGGAGCCGCGACCGGTTCACCATGGACGACGGACTGTCCCGCGCCGTGCGGACGATCTTCAAGAAGCTCTACGACGCCGGGCTGATCTACCAGGCCGAACGGCTGGTCAACTGGTCGCCGGTGCTCGAGACCGCGATCAGCGACCTCGAGGTCAAGTACGAGGACGTCGAGGGTGAGCTGGTCTCGTTCCGCTACGGCTCCCTCTCCGACGACGAACCGCACATCATCGTGGCCACCACCCGGGTGGAGACCATGCTCGGCGACACCGCGATCGCCGTGCACCCCGACGACGAGCGCTACCGCCACCTGGTCGGCACCACGCTGGCCCACCCGTTCTTGGATCGTCGCATCATCATTGTGGCCGACACCCACGTGGACCCCGAATTCGGAACGGGCGCAGTCAAAGTCACCCCCGCGCACGATCCCAACGACTTCGAGATCGGGGTGCGGCACTCGCTGCCGATGCCTTCGATCATGGACACCAAGGGCCGGATCGCGGACACCGGCACGCAGTTCGACGGTATGGACCGCTTCGAGGCGCGTGTCAAGGTGCGCGAGGCGCTCGCCGAGCAGGGCCGCATCGTCGCCGAGAAGCGCCCCTACCTGCACAGCGTCGGGCACTCCGAACGCAGCGGGGAGCCGATCGAGCCGCGGCTGTCGCTGCAGTGGTGGGTCAAGGTCGACGCCCTGGCCAAGGCCGCCGGTGACGCGGTGCGCAACGGCCACACCGTGATTCACCCGCCCAGCCTGGAACCGCGCTGGTTCGCCTGGGTGGACAACATGCACGACTGGTGCATCTCGCGGCAGCTCTGGTGGGGCCACCGGATCCCGATCTGGCACGGACCCGACGGCGAAACCGTCTGTGTCGGGCCCGACGAAACCCCACCGCCCGGCTGGGAGCAGGACCCTGACGTGCTCGACACGTGGTTCTCCTCGGCGCTGTGGCCGTTCTCGACGATGGGCTGGCCCGACCGCACCCCCGAACTGGAGAAGTTCTATCCGACCACCGTGCTGGTCACCGGCTACGACATCCTGTTCTTCTGGGTGGCCCGGATGATGATGTTCGGCACCTTCGTCGCCGACGACCCTGCGATCACCCTCGACGGGCAGCGCAGCGCGAAGGTGCCGTTCGAGAACGTGTTCCTGCACGGGCTGATACGCGACGAACACGGCCGCAAGATGAGCAAATCGCGTGGCAACGGTATCGACCCGCTCGACTGGGTGGAGGCATTCGGAGCCGATGCGCTGCGCTTCACGCTGGCTCGGGGTGCCAGCCCCGGCGGCGACCTCGCGATCGGCGAGGACCACGCCCGGGCGTCGCGCAATTTCGCCACGAAGTTGTTCAACGCCACGCGATTCGCGTTGATGAACGGCGCCAGCCCGGCGCCGCTGCCGGACACCGCGGCGCTCACCGACGCCGATCGCTGGATCCTCGGCCGGCTCGAAGAGGTGCGCGCGGAGGTCGATTCCGCCCTCGACGCCTACGAGTTCAGCCGGGCATGCGAAGCGCTCTACCACTTCGCCTGGGACGAGTTCTGTGACTGGTACGTCGAGCTAGCGAAAGTGCAACTCGGAGAAGGAGTTTCGCACACCACGGCGGTACTCGCCGCGGTACTCGACGCCCTGCTCAAGCTGCTGCACCCGGTCATGCCGTTCGTCACAGAGGTGCTCTGGAAGACGCTGACCGGCGGTGAGTCACTGGTCGTCGCCGACTGGCCGGAGCCGTCCGGGTTTCCGCTCGATATCGCTGCGGCACAACGCATCTCGGACGCCCAGAAGTTGATCACCGAGGTGCGTCGGTTCCGCAGCGACCAGGGCCTCGCCGACCGGCAGCGGGTGCCGGCCAGGTTGTCCGACATCGGCGCCGCCGGATTGGACGAGCACGTTCCCGCGGTACGCGCGCTGGCCTGGCTGACCGATCCGGGCGAGGGTTTCACCCCGTCGGCGTCGGTGGAGGTGCGGCTGTCGGGCGGGACCGTCGTGGTGGAGGTCGACACGTCGGGCACCGTGGACGTCGCCGCCGAACGCCGCCGGCTGGAGAAGGACCTCGCCGCCGCGCAGAAGGAGCTGTCGGGTACCGCCGCGAAGCTGGGTAACGACGCGTTCCTCGCCAAGGCCCCCGCGGAGGTGGTCGACAAGATCCGCGCCCGCCAGCAGGTGGCGCGCGAAGAGGTCGACCGGATCAACGCCCGCCTCGCCGGACTGCCGTACTGA
- a CDS encoding transglycosylase family protein gives MMNIRNTLIRGIWLTALGAAFALVPMFLSSATATADSVNWDAIAECESNGNWSTNTGNGHFGGLQFKPATWSSNGGRGNPAAASRGEQIRVAERVLATQGLKAWPKCGPRGVAASAAVWNTTQAPRTAPRPTTGCAAVRPGSLLGIVDLRQLCSMVLSPLGASAQPR, from the coding sequence ATGATGAACATCCGCAACACTCTCATCCGAGGAATCTGGCTCACCGCACTCGGCGCGGCCTTCGCGCTGGTCCCGATGTTCCTGTCATCGGCCACCGCGACCGCGGACTCGGTCAACTGGGACGCGATCGCCGAATGCGAATCCAACGGCAACTGGTCGACGAACACCGGTAACGGGCATTTCGGCGGGCTGCAGTTCAAACCGGCCACCTGGTCGTCCAACGGTGGACGGGGTAACCCGGCCGCCGCATCGCGCGGTGAGCAGATCCGCGTCGCCGAGCGGGTGCTGGCCACCCAGGGGCTCAAGGCGTGGCCGAAGTGCGGTCCGCGCGGCGTCGCCGCCAGCGCCGCAGTGTGGAACACCACGCAGGCTCCGCGGACCGCGCCGCGTCCGACCACCGGTTGTGCCGCGGTCCGACCGGGCAGCCTGCTCGGCATCGTCGACCTCAGGCAGCTGTGCTCGATGGTGCTCAGCCCCCTGGGCGCATCGGCGCAGCCGCGCTGA
- a CDS encoding prolyl oligopeptidase family serine peptidase, producing MAASPSSPFADLDTYLALPRVSGLAVSPDGSRVVTTISELDDTRTAFVTAVWELDPAGGRPARRLTRGAKGERTPVFTAGGDLLFLASRPTKDSTVDGDSPPAALWRLPAAGGEAVEEFALPGGVGAVRCARSAAVTVVGAPLLASATDLDDDKRLRALRKDNKVSAVLHSGYPVRYWDHDLGPDRPHLLDAADGRVLTPSPGDSLREAESDLSDDGRFLVTSWHDPAPGAAIRGTLVRVEVGTGERTTVADDPTADLGSPVISPDGSAVAFTRETISTPLQAPRITLCCLRFGADIRELTAGWDRWPASVTWTRDGSALVVTADDNGRRPIFLVDPDTGAVTRLTDDDFTYTDVTTAPGGVIYALRGNYAAPQHPVRIDPDGTVTALPTVDAPPLPGTLSEVTATAADGVAVRSWLAVPEGADETNPAPLLLWVHGGPLGSWNAWHWRWNPWLMVAQGYAVLLPDPALSTGYGQDFIQRGWGAWGAAPFTDLMAATDAAIADPRVDGTRTAVMGGSFGGYMANWIAGHTDRFDAIVTHASLWALDQFGATTDGAYWWAREMTPEMAERNSPHLFVENIATPMLVIHGDKDYRVPIGEALRLWYELLTRSRLPAADDGAGPHRFLYFPSENHWVLAPQHAKLWYQVVFAFLARHVLGQDAEWPELLG from the coding sequence ATGGCGGCTTCCCCCTCCTCACCGTTCGCGGATCTAGACACCTATCTCGCGCTGCCGCGGGTGTCCGGGCTGGCGGTCTCTCCCGACGGGTCGCGGGTGGTGACGACGATCAGCGAACTCGACGACACGCGTACGGCATTCGTCACCGCCGTCTGGGAACTGGACCCCGCCGGGGGACGCCCCGCCCGCCGCCTCACTCGCGGCGCGAAAGGGGAGCGGACGCCTGTGTTCACCGCGGGCGGCGATCTGCTGTTCCTCGCGTCGCGGCCGACCAAGGACTCCACCGTGGACGGGGATTCGCCGCCCGCGGCACTGTGGCGACTGCCCGCGGCCGGGGGTGAAGCGGTCGAGGAGTTCGCCCTGCCCGGTGGCGTCGGCGCGGTGCGCTGCGCGCGCTCCGCGGCCGTCACCGTCGTCGGCGCGCCGCTGCTCGCCTCGGCCACCGACCTCGACGACGACAAACGACTGCGTGCGCTGCGCAAGGACAACAAGGTCTCCGCGGTCCTGCACAGCGGATATCCCGTGCGCTACTGGGACCACGACCTCGGCCCCGATCGACCGCATCTGCTCGACGCCGCAGATGGCCGTGTCCTCACGCCCTCACCCGGCGACAGCCTGCGCGAAGCCGAGTCCGACCTCAGCGACGACGGCCGTTTCCTCGTCACCTCCTGGCACGACCCGGCTCCCGGCGCGGCGATCCGCGGGACGCTGGTGCGCGTCGAGGTGGGCACCGGGGAGCGCACCACGGTGGCCGACGACCCCACGGCCGACCTGGGGAGTCCGGTGATCTCCCCGGACGGCAGTGCCGTGGCGTTCACCCGTGAGACCATCTCCACGCCCCTGCAGGCTCCGCGAATCACGCTGTGCTGCTTGAGGTTCGGCGCAGACATCCGGGAGTTGACGGCGGGCTGGGACCGCTGGCCGGCGTCGGTCACCTGGACGCGCGACGGGTCGGCGCTGGTGGTCACCGCCGACGACAACGGCCGCAGGCCGATCTTCCTCGTCGACCCGGACACCGGCGCGGTCACCAGGCTGACCGACGACGACTTCACCTACACCGACGTCACCACCGCGCCCGGCGGCGTCATCTACGCGCTGCGCGGCAACTACGCCGCACCACAGCATCCGGTGCGCATCGACCCCGACGGCACCGTCACCGCCCTGCCGACCGTGGACGCCCCGCCGCTGCCGGGAACGCTGAGCGAGGTGACCGCGACCGCCGCCGACGGCGTCGCGGTGCGGTCGTGGCTCGCGGTCCCCGAGGGCGCCGACGAGACGAACCCGGCGCCGCTGCTGCTGTGGGTGCACGGTGGGCCGTTGGGCAGCTGGAATGCCTGGCACTGGCGGTGGAATCCGTGGCTCATGGTGGCGCAGGGGTATGCGGTGCTGCTGCCCGACCCGGCACTGTCCACCGGCTACGGCCAGGACTTCATCCAGCGGGGCTGGGGTGCCTGGGGCGCTGCGCCCTTCACCGACCTGATGGCGGCGACCGATGCGGCGATCGCCGACCCGCGCGTCGACGGGACACGCACGGCGGTGATGGGTGGGTCGTTCGGCGGTTACATGGCGAACTGGATCGCCGGGCACACCGACCGGTTCGACGCGATCGTCACCCACGCGAGTCTGTGGGCACTCGACCAGTTCGGCGCCACCACCGACGGCGCCTACTGGTGGGCGCGCGAGATGACTCCGGAGATGGCCGAACGCAATTCGCCGCACCTCTTCGTGGAGAACATCGCCACGCCGATGCTGGTGATCCACGGCGACAAGGACTACCGGGTGCCGATCGGCGAGGCGTTGCGGCTCTGGTACGAGTTGCTCACCAGGTCGCGGCTGCCTGCCGCGGACGACGGGGCAGGGCCGCACCGTTTCCTCTATTTCCCGTCGGAGAATCACTGGGTGCTCGCCCCGCAGCACGCCAAGCTCTGGTACCAGGTCGTCTTCGCCTTCCTGGCTCGCCACGTGCTCGGGCAGGACGCCGAGTGGCCCGAACTGCTCGGGTAG